One stretch of Arachis hypogaea cultivar Tifrunner chromosome 20, arahy.Tifrunner.gnm2.J5K5, whole genome shotgun sequence DNA includes these proteins:
- the LOC112783324 gene encoding uncharacterized protein gives MRLQFTPSPLPPTTPLPIRESLYSEAKLNPQTKTLGPPCNISAALLPPSVLSASSVAKPSLVAQRPPSPCPPSVLRGFSVLLAWSSSPCRRSPSSPRSPFVSPSKVSVTAIFFSSCSCLSLLSPEPLFADFTSSIRQSFSSSVLHYEVLLTLDKEKHKVEGRKYYYVFNSLLYCLLVLHIYWWVMISRMLVRQLQARGKISDDVRSDSEDEDSHKIEMESKTIM, from the exons ATGCGTTTACAGTTTACACCCTCACCCCTTCCCCCAACAACCCCCCTACCAATTCGTGAATCACTGTACTCTGAAGCAAAGTTAAATCCCCAAACCAAAACCCTAGGTCCTCCCTGCAACATTTCTGCCGCACTGCTGCCGCCGTCCGTGCTGTCGGCATCGTCTGTGGCCAAGCCCTCTCTTGTAGCTCAGCGTCCTCCTTCCCCCTGTCCTCCGTCCGTCCTCCGTGGCTTCTCTGTTTTGTTGGCTTGGAGCAGCTCGCCGTGTCGTCGCTCGCCGTCGTCTCCCCGATCGCCGTTCGTGTCTCCGTCGAAGGTTAGTGTCACAGCTATCTTCTTCAGTTCTTGTTCGTGTCTCAGTCTTCTCTCCCCAGAGCCTCTGTTTGCTGATTTCACTTCTTCAATTCGTCAGTCCTTCAGTTCTTCAGTTCTTCA CTATGAAGTTTTGCTCACATTGGATAAGGAAAAGCACAAAGTGGAGGGTCGAAAATATTATTATGTGTTCAACAGTCTTCTATATTGCTTGCTTGTTCTGCATATATACTGGTGGGTGATGATATCTCGGATGCTTGTTAGACAACTTCAAGCAAGAGGAAAAATTAGTGATGATGTTCGATCTG